AAAGTGACTAAGTCTCTGGGAAATGCACAATATGTAGTAACTAATTCGCTAATTGCCGCGTTGAATGCGAAGTGGGAATCCTCCATAGAATCCAGTAAGATCTTTCAAGTTTTCCTCAACTCCTATGGCATTTTCGTCGTCCTCTCGAATTTTTGTCTTATAATAATCTATTTTATGGTATCTGATATCCATTTTGTTTTCCTTTATATGTCTTTCAAAGTTCCATCCAGCTTACCGCACATAGTACAAGGTAAGATATGGAAAGCGGATGTTTTTAGGACGGCTACCACACACCTGCGTAGTTGAATGACTATGGTGTCATGGATAATAATTATCCattagttataattattataactaGGACCAGGGCTATATTAACCAGTAGGCGCTTGAGGCGCGTGCCTACAGGGGCCCGGATATTGCATAGGCTTTCGTCCGATaagaaaatcaagaaattaaaCATATAAACGTTTTATCTCTTAACATtgctaaaaaatatttcaagtaACTTTTTTTGGGGCTCAAAAATATAGAGCGCCTCGGGCCCACAAAACGTTTGATCCGGCTCTGACTAGGACACGGAacatttgtaacaaaacgatacgatttcccccctcttGTTTTTTAGGGTGCCACTGAGAACAAGTGGaagggggaaatcgtatcgttctgttacaaaagttccgtgccctactGATGTCCCTTTTGTGTTCCTTTATACGACTTTTGAAGTTCCGTCCAGCTTACCCCACATAGTACAAGGTAAGATATGGAAAGCGGATGTTTTTAGAACAGCTACTACACACCTGCGTAGTTAGATGACTATGGTGTCATGGATAATTATAATTAGGGTACGAAACTTCATCGGTGGTGTTAAGTCAACTCGCTTCTGACTTGTTTTCTAGGACGCCACTGAGAGCAAGTGGAGGGGAggaatcgtatcgttttgttacaaaagttccgtgccctaatGATTACGTTTACTCATGTTTTGATTCTAAGGGCCGGACCCTTACGGGTGGTATAATTTATAACACAGCGGATCTTTGAATctttgaagttttttgatgCTTGCGTTGAACCTGACATCATTGAGAAATCCATTTGGACCAtttcaaaacgttttaaaCTACCGGGTTATGCCATGCATCTATTAAAACACTGGCGTTTCGGATACCATATtccaaccttcttcagaaacaaatCCAAAAGTGACTAAGTCTCTGGGAACTGGACAATATGTGGTAACTAATTACTATTCGCTAATTGCCGCGTTGAATGTGAAGTGGGAATCCTCCATAAAATCCAGTAAAATCTTTTAGGTTTGGCTCGACTCCTATGGCCTTTTTGCCATCCTCTGGTGATAGTGGTTACTCCTGGCAAGTATTTTTGTCTTATAATAATCTATTTTATGGTATCTGATGTCCCTTTTGCGTTCCTTTGTACGACTTTCGAAGTTCCGTTCAGCTTACTTCACATAGTACAAGGTAAGATATGGAAAGCGAATATTTTTAGAACAGCTAGTACACACCTGCGTAGTTAGGACTTCTCAGTGACGTCCTAGAAAACCAAGCTCCGTTGAGTAAATATACtgtataaggttatccaactcccTATGAACGCTGTTGTTATGAACGTATCCCCTCCGCAAAGGCCTTGCTGTGACGTCATTAGAAGAATTGTCatttctattttcatttatGTACGTAAACCAACACAAACTCTTTATTTCTTGAGTTTAATAAcacttgtttaatttttaaataattattaacataaatattatattatattaaataatcatattaaatatcatactatgttatatttttcctCCAATGACGTCACGTTTCCCACCTCACCCCGCCAACGTCAATTTGTTCGAGTTGGTTAACCTTGTAACCAATACTCAACGGATCTTGCTAGAAAACAGGGAAAACAGGTCGGTGGTGGGTCCCCCCACCCGAATCGGTCACGTGGTGCGAGAATCGAGCGAGGTCAGCCGATTTGTGCACGGCTTCAGTAACAAAGAAGATAGTCTTGTGAGTGGCAACGCCTGAAATGGCTGACATGTATTGCCGCTTGTGTTTAAGCCGGGAAAATGTCCTGGACGTTTTCAGCAAggagttaattaatttagcaCAGTTGCGGACGTACATTTGGTTATGTTCGGGGGTCAACGTAAGTAGTTTTTGGTTAATTTCATGGATTCGAAGAACAGGTATTACTTTCTACGAGTTCAACACGTTGCGCCATCCGtataaaatctttttggaCATTTCGACGGGCGCATGCGTAGTTATTTAATATGTTCCTCgacgatttatttatttaaaaaaaatatattgagtTTCACATTATGAATTGTTTAACGGTATGAATTATTTACTATTTTATGGTATCTGATGTCCCTTTTGTGTTCCTTTATACGACTTTCGAAGTTCCGTCCAGCTTTCCCCACATAGTACAAGGTCAGATATGGAAAGCGGATGTTTTTAGAACAGTTACTACACATGACCGTGGTGTCATGGATAATTATATCTACGGTACGGAacatttgtaacaaaacgatacgatttcccccctccacttaTTCTCAGTGGTGCCGTAGAAAACAAGTCGGAAGTGAGTTGACTTGACGCTATCGTCGTAGGCGAGGTCACGGCATAACCCGGAAGTTTACAACGTATTGAAATGGTCCATACGTATTTCTCAGTGATGTCAGGTTCAATGCAAAcatcaaaaaacgattttaatttacaatatgGCTGCCCGGGTACGCGATTCAAAGATCCGCTgtgttatattattataatattgtaACTAGGGCAccgaacttttgtaacaaaacggtGGTGGTGTCAAGTCAACTCGCCTCCGACTTGTTTTCTAGGACGCCActgagaacaagtggagggggggaaatcgtatcgttttgttacaacagTTCCGTACCCTAATTATAACAGCGGATCTTTGAATCGCGCACCCAAGCAGCAATATTGTAAATTACCATCGTTTTTTGATGCTAGCGTTGAACCTGACGTCATGGAGAAATACGTATGGACCATTTCAATACGTTTTAAACTTCCGGGTTATGCCGTGCATCTGTTAAAACACTGATGTTTCGGATACTATATTGCAACCTTCGTCAGAAACTAGTTCAATAGTGACAAAGTCTCTGGGAACTGGACAATATCTAGTAACTAATCAAGGTTTTTATACAACAGGTTGTCTAGGTTGGTATGCTgtaatactttgattttagtttgtgggcgaagggcaagagcaggagtgtttcgtgacgtaagtGGCGGCGAGTTGCGCGCGCAACCTCAAGGCCATGTGAATGTTCCGTGCTTTTTGTTTAGTGAGAGTTGAAGTGTCTTCCCTAGTCTCATTAGTTTAGTAACATAAATCTATTACTACTTTAGTTTCTGTCAATTAATATATAAgtgaatttatatcaaaaattaagttgaattattTATCCGTTTTCCTAACGCAGCTAATTATACCATACTAAATATATGTTGAAAGTAATtgaattactttatttaaaaatttttaattatttgccGCCAATGACGTAATGCACAGTATGGTTGCTTATaaacctagacaacctcttaATATAAACCTTGGCAACTAACTATTATTCGCTAATTGCTGCGTTCGGTGTGAAGTAGGAATCCTCCATAGAATGAAATAAAGTCTTTCAGGTTCGGCTCAGCTCCTACGGCCTTTCTGGTCATCCTCTGGTGATAGTGGCTACTCCTCATATTTTTGTCTTATAACAAtctatattatggtatctgaTGTCCCTTTAGTGTTCCTTTATAGGACTTTCGAAGTTCCACCCAGCTTGCCCCACATAGCACAGGGTAACATATCCAAAGCGTTTTTAGAACAGCTACTACACAGCCGCATAGTTCTCATAGTTCTCAGCAGTCCATAGGATGTCTATGGAGTCGATTATAACACAGCGGATCTTATTATTACAGTTACTAATTATTATACCGCAATTGCCGAGTTCGGTGTGGAGTGGGGGAATCCTCCATAGAATCCAGTAAAATCTTTCAGGTCCGGCTCAGTTCCTATGGCGTTTTAGTTATCCTCTGGGGATAGTAGCTACCCCTGGCAAGTGATGTGTTTCTTTATACGACTTTCGAAGTTCCGTCCAGCTTGCCCCATATAGCACAAGGTAACAAATGGAAAGCGGGTGTTTTTAAAACAGCTACTATACAACTTCATAGTTATCATGGAGTCGTGGATGATTATAACTCAGCGGATCTTTCCTCGTCATTTTAATATCGATCGGAATGGTGCTGTCTCAGGCCCCGTTCACATGACAATATTCTGAAGCGCGATTTGTAAGCCCGCTCTTTGATTTCAATGTATTTAAATACAATCGTTCATATGAGCGCGCGTTCACAGCGCTGCAACGTAAAAATTAACACACGCGCGTTAGCGCGCGCTTTGAGTTTTACGTGACATCCATATACAGTTCAGCTTCTTCTACAACCATTCTCAAATGTGAAGCTCACGTTAGCGCTTCGGCATTTGAACACTTTCAAAATTCTATCGCGCGTCAACGCGCGTTTTTGTGCTTCACATGTGAACTTAGCCTTAAACCACAATATCATACTGCGATAGGTTgagtgtttgaaattaacAAGAAATATTGTAAACAAACAGTCCCCTGACCTTAGAAGTAGTGCCAATATCAGGTAAGATCTCCAACTTGTAAGATATCTGTTGAACATCTGTTAAAAGATTTTACAAAATGCTGGTGGTACGGCAATTGAATGTGAGGGACACATTAAACTGCACATTTAATACGTGCATACACACAAGGTCGGCATATACGCATAGTGAAGTCCTGACATTGTGCTTAAATGttgctttaaaaaaatccaaagGAAGTACTGATAAGGACCGATAAAGCTCATTTCCATTTGAATGGTTTGGTAGACAAAAACAATTGTTGCTATTGGCCCTTGATAATTCAAGCAATATCCGCGAGAAATCTCTCCCTACTGGGCGTATGACAGACCAGAACTTGAAAGACATCCACTAAATATAGGaactatttattttctatatggTGCGCACACTGCCAAGGCTTCTGTGGGAATAGTGACGAGGAAGTTCCCTGAACTCTTCATTTTTCGTTTTGGTGACGTGACCTGACCCCCAAGATCGTGTCAACAAAGTCCTTGGATGGTCCAGCTGTGATTTTTTTCCTATGGGGGTATTTAAAAGATCGCGGGTAACTTCTGCCACAAACTTGAAGTGTGTATTCAAGAGGATGGTCGTCGCATGGGTTTGCCGTAGCTATTGGCAATGCGCTTGCGTAGTTTGCCGACTGTcccaaggtttatagaacataaggttacctaatTCCCTATGCGTCTGTAGaatcgattattaccccgcaaattgacgtcactggttcgatacagtcagaataaaagatagcctatacgtgcctatactgtggtatagtctatataaaatatttaaacctcacatcgtgttgtgttgttcatagaaccaggtacgtcactgacccaccttgcctctcagaggaggagaatcggtattgggtaaccttatgttctgtAGACCTTGGACTGTCCCATGAGTCACCATTATGTCGTCCTTTTTTAATCGTCTGGCTATCCGTTCCGTTACGTGTGAAACAAAGGAAAGTATCTATTGTTTGTagcttcttcttcttgttaGCCTGTTGGATACCCTTCGACATAATATAACCACTCTTCTATTATATCAAAGTTATAGGTACCTGTTAGTGCGTGTTTTCGTTCGGTATACACCGTGTTTGAATTGTCCATTGTTGGTCGTGGTTACTGATTCATTGAGGAAGGTGAATGCTGACTGTTGAAATGTACACGTATCGTAGGCTATTCTGGTTTTCAAAGACTGGCTATGAAGCTTATTCAAACAGTTCCATGTAAAAGTTGGCGATGATTGGTGATAACGGCAGTCCAATCCAGCTTAAATAAGGGGATAGCAAGACAGTCTTTAGAAGTTCTGGGATTTACCTAGCTAATACTTCTAGTATAAGTTTTCGTCGGAGACCTTCCCCGGTACTTTGGTAAAATGTTATTCCACGTCGAAACTGACTAATATGTCTCATCGAAGACACCTCTCTGCCACGATACACAATATTAACCGAGGccgcttgcggctgaggcacTATCTTTGTACCCATTGATCTTGAAGATTGCGTATGCAACACTTGATGTTAGATATGCAATCAATTACCATATCAATTACTTAGGAGATGTTGCACCCGTTCATTGGTATAGACAGTGCTTATGCCATTAGTTATTAGGATATGCCTATAACATTGACGTAGCTTTTCGACTATGATTCCGTAACTTTTAACAGTGCGGCTAAATAATAACGAACGTTACTTTTAAGTTTGTatgatttcatatttttcatttcccccactttattattataataatatatcaaattttacaatataaaTCTAACACCTACAATACaacgttttctttaaatttcaGATTTTGGCCACcgataaaataacaaaatatatatgCAACAGTTGCTGCcaaatttcgataaaaatCTTCCAATTTAGAAAGAACGCTATGGCCAACGATATAGCGTTAAAGGTAACATTAAACTGAAACATAATTTTGATGATACACAAATTGACTTTATTTTCGTTGAACAGAACTTATTGCATCAATCACATAATAAGGCTAGCGAAGATCCTAAACATTCTACCATATTGACCGTAAACGACTTTTTAGTAAAGAAACCGAACATTAAAATTCAGTTGGGATGTAGCGATGCGGTAACATCGGTACGAACTCCCGAAGAACACAAGCAATATGTAATTCATCcatcaattttcaaattgatgAAGCTGCATCCAAAAACTATTCTTCCATCTAATCTAATATCGACGAACTGTGATCCTAAAGTCCATATTTCGAACTTGAAGATTGCTAAatcagatttaaaaaatgtgtctTTACAAGACGATATCATTAATACTGTTGATGAAAGCAGTAGCGAAAATCTAgttggaaataataaattagtaGAAAAGGAAATTCCgcaaataacaaaacaaatcgtAAACAACACAAATATTCAAGAAAAAATTCGGAGTTCGGGGATTTGGTATCCGGAACTTGTTAAAGCTATGCTATCAAGTGGAAGCATTAAAAGAAATCTGACAGAGGAACCTCACTGTACTAAGAAAATCAAACTGATTACAGATATAGCAACACCTTCAACCTCCAATATAGCTAATAATGAAAGTAATGTTAGTGATGTTAGTAGATCTAGTGAACACATACCTCATGAATCAAACAGTAAATGTGATACTACTATCCCAAATGTGATAGCTTGCCATGATAACATCGCGACTAATCCAACATTGCAAGTACCTCAAGAACAACAATTAGATAACAGTTTGACAGAAAACTCTCTAGTTAGTGatgaaaacttaataaattcttcACATAACAATGATAAATCACCATCGGTTACTGAAGATGAGACGAACGATTCAGATGAAGATTACGTTCCTGATTATTTTGAATACAGTTTATTAGAAACTGTTGAAGAACAGGCGACTTACGCGTGTAACACTTGCAACAAGATGTTCGACAAAAAACGTAATCTTAAGTGTCATAGACAACGTATGCATAAGACATGTATAGTttgtaagaaaatatttagatcACAAATCTCTCTTACTTCTCATATGAGGGCTAGATGTCACAGAACAATAATAAGAAATCAACCGATATTGTGCTTGAAGAGGTGTGATGATATGGttgaaaatgtattaaatgtaACATCAGACAGCGCCTTTGACGTATTTTATATATCCGATGAAGATGAACAGCGAATAACTAATCAAGATCCACAACTAATGACTGCGGCCGAGCACAAACATATACGTGCATTATACCAAAAATATCACAACGCCGTTCCTTCTTTCTATAAAACAACAGGATGTCAGGAAGATATTGATTTGTATACAGTAAGAATGGGAAAAGGCCAAGCTACATTGTCAAACATGTATCTAGTACTTAAACATTATCGTATTTCCGTTAATTTAACGTCCGGAGATTCTATGAAAGTAGAAATAAACAGTGCATCGGAGGAATCGGTTCCAACCCCTGGAATAAGTGATTGGACGGGCTACCCCATCAACAGAACGTCGTGCGAAATTGTATCTACCAAAACAGTTGATGGACGACAAATTGTTCCTAAGCCATCCTTACTAACAAATCAGAATGTCAAAACGAATCAAATGTTAAAGGAAACGCTGGATATACAGGCGAGATCAACAATTACTCCAAATACTTCACCAATCATATTGAATACATTAAATACATATCAGCAATTACAGCGACCAACAACTTTATCGgataatcattttcaaatacaGATAACAAACTCAAATATAACCCCTGTGTTACATACCGCAAACAACCAAATAAGGCCAAGATCAAGCCAAATTACAGATATAAGTTCAAATCAACATCCGCAGTTAGTTACTCCCATCGTAACTCACACCAACATACCACAAACGCATACTTTAACAGCAAACCTGAATCCTTCAATAATGCCAGTTCAGCAAATTCCTTTAATATTTCCTCAAACATTAATACGAACTCGTGATGGTTACATATTATCGACAAATCCTTCGTTTACAACGTCAAATGTACAAACTGTCCCTTCCAATCGGAATCCTACCGTATTAAGTACTATTAGTCATACTATACCAAACCAAACTATAACCTTTACTTCAGCAAATCAGGCAATATTTAGACCTTCAAAGCGTAATGATTTGCCTAATCAAAATGTGACTGTTATGCCCAATTCCGTATCAGCACAACCTCCCCGTTTTACTGTTATGAGATCATCCGTTCCAAATACTCCAGCTAAGTCACCTGTACAAAAGAAAAGTAGTTCTAAAAACATTACAGATCAAAACTTAGCAAGTCCAGTTAATAATCATGCGAATATAAAACCTGCAAGTCTTAGTAATGCTAGCTCTAAGCATGTCGAACCAATACCTACCATTCCTGAAGGAAAATCAAGCTATTTAAGGGTTAAAGCACCGTGGGAACTGAAATAATAAATCCATGATTTGAAGACTTAGCGCTTAAGACAGTCAATGTTAAGTTAGATATATTAAGCTTTAAATTGTGTATCTTTAGTATTGTAAATACAACAGATTTGTCATTTCCAAAATGGGAAGTTTTGGACTGTTCACTAACTTAGTGTAAGATAAAGTTAGTTATAAGCAATTCTGttaatgataattattttgttactcctttggttaaataaaattaataagatcTACAGTCCTTTTTAGACGTTATGATGATTGACATGATTTGATGGAAATCCTGGTAAATAGTGAGTTGGTAAAGTGATACTAATAAAAcagtgttttttaatttttcctgtGTTGTTTTTTAATCGCCAATTAAGCGCATTTATGCATCATGCGCAGTTATCCAGCATGAATTCGCCGTCTTTGAGTTATGGCAACAAGAGACCGATTCTGAAATCCTGTAACTCTACGAATAGTGTATCGCAGCCATAGAGCTTTCACATTGAAATCATATAGGCTATAACTTGTGTTGCAGTAACGGATTAAGGGTGTCTCCAAACATTACGCGGCGTGTCGCACGCGTCACGCTGGAGTGGTGTAGGTTGCGACTACACTGAAAATTACAGTGATATAGGGTAGTGTTGAAATTATGATTCTGTTTGGATATGTATGTAGGGATTAGGGAGTGCTACAACTTATGAGAATAGACGTCGTATGGACTTCTTCGGAGACTATATAAACGCCCGGCTATATCTGCATGAGGTGATAGAACACAATATCATTctattttttctgttttttcaGTTATTAGTTCGGAAAAATGATGTTCAGTTTTGCAGAGTTGAAGAATCTCTTGTCATGGGTCCCCAATCTTTTGCTATGGACAAATACAgcatgatgaaataaagcaTAGAGGGACTCCACAGCAATTACAAGTTCTTTGAGAGACACTACATCAAGAAAAAATTGACCATCTGCTAAAATCTTTGCCACTAAAAGCGAGGGAGAGGATGTTCagctcattattaataaaacgtaTATTTACAATATCCTGTAGTGTTCTATGAACGCTGTATAATGAAATGAGTTTACCTAGTAGGTAGGACATATCGTAGTGGTACTGCAGCAATGTTTTTATATAAGAGGTCTAGGTTTATACGCAACCATGCTAGGCatcaaggtctatagaacataaggttacctaattccctatgcctctgtagtatcgacTCTTACCCCGCagattgacgtcactggttcgcCACAGTCAGAgtaaaagatagcctatactgtggtacagtctatataaaatatttaaacctcgcatcgtgttgtgttgttcatagaac
This genomic stretch from Onthophagus taurus isolate NC chromosome 7, IU_Otau_3.0, whole genome shotgun sequence harbors:
- the LOC111425110 gene encoding uncharacterized protein isoform X2; translated protein: MADMYCRLCLSRENVLDVFSKELINSEQLRTYIWLCSGVNILATDKITKYICNSCCQISIKIFQFRKNAMANDIALKNLLHQSHNKASEDPKHSTILTVNDFLVKKPNIKIQLGCSDAVTSVRTPEEHKQYVIHPSIFKLMKLHPKTILPSNLISTNCDPKVHISNLKIAKSDLKNVSLQDDIINTVDESSSENLVGNNKLVEKEIPQITKQIVNNTNIQEKIRSSGIWYPELVKAMLSSGSIKRNLTEEPHCTKKIKLITDIATPSTSNIANNESNVSDVSRSSEHIPHESNSKCDTTIPNVIACHDNIATNPTLQVPQEQQLDNSLTENSLVSDENLINSSHNNDKSPSVTEDETNDSDEDYVPDYFEYSLLETVEEQATYACNTCNKMFDKKRNLKCHRQRMHKTCIVCKKIFRSQISLTSHMRARCHRTIIRNQPILCLKRCDDMVENVLNVTSDSAFDVFYISDEDEQRITNQDPQLMTAAEHKHIRALYQKYHNAVPSFYKTTGCQEDIDLYTVRMGKGQATLSNMYLVLKHYRISVNLTSGDSMKVEINSASEESVPTPGISDWTGYPINRTSCEIVSTKTVDGRQIVPKPSLLTNQNVKTNQMLKETLDIQARSTITPNTSPIILNTLNTYQQLQRPTTLSDNHFQIQITNSNITPVLHTANNQIRPRSSQITDISSNQHPQLVTPIVTHTNIPQTHTLTANLNPSIMPVQQIPLIFPQTLIRTRDGYILSTNPSFTTSNVQTVPSNRNPTVLSTISHTIPNQTITFTSANQAIFRPSKRNDLPNQNVTVMPNSVSAQPPRFTVMRSSVPNTPAKSPVQKKSSSKNITDQNLASPVNNHANIKPASLSNASSKHVEPIPTIPEGKSSYLRVKAPWELK
- the LOC111425110 gene encoding uncharacterized protein isoform X1, with protein sequence MADMYCRLCLSRENVLDVFSKELINLAQLRTYIWLCSGVNILATDKITKYICNSCCQISIKIFQFRKNAMANDIALKNLLHQSHNKASEDPKHSTILTVNDFLVKKPNIKIQLGCSDAVTSVRTPEEHKQYVIHPSIFKLMKLHPKTILPSNLISTNCDPKVHISNLKIAKSDLKNVSLQDDIINTVDESSSENLVGNNKLVEKEIPQITKQIVNNTNIQEKIRSSGIWYPELVKAMLSSGSIKRNLTEEPHCTKKIKLITDIATPSTSNIANNESNVSDVSRSSEHIPHESNSKCDTTIPNVIACHDNIATNPTLQVPQEQQLDNSLTENSLVSDENLINSSHNNDKSPSVTEDETNDSDEDYVPDYFEYSLLETVEEQATYACNTCNKMFDKKRNLKCHRQRMHKTCIVCKKIFRSQISLTSHMRARCHRTIIRNQPILCLKRCDDMVENVLNVTSDSAFDVFYISDEDEQRITNQDPQLMTAAEHKHIRALYQKYHNAVPSFYKTTGCQEDIDLYTVRMGKGQATLSNMYLVLKHYRISVNLTSGDSMKVEINSASEESVPTPGISDWTGYPINRTSCEIVSTKTVDGRQIVPKPSLLTNQNVKTNQMLKETLDIQARSTITPNTSPIILNTLNTYQQLQRPTTLSDNHFQIQITNSNITPVLHTANNQIRPRSSQITDISSNQHPQLVTPIVTHTNIPQTHTLTANLNPSIMPVQQIPLIFPQTLIRTRDGYILSTNPSFTTSNVQTVPSNRNPTVLSTISHTIPNQTITFTSANQAIFRPSKRNDLPNQNVTVMPNSVSAQPPRFTVMRSSVPNTPAKSPVQKKSSSKNITDQNLASPVNNHANIKPASLSNASSKHVEPIPTIPEGKSSYLRVKAPWELK